In one Hoplias malabaricus isolate fHopMal1 chromosome X1, fHopMal1.hap1, whole genome shotgun sequence genomic region, the following are encoded:
- the LOC136675659 gene encoding growth arrest and DNA damage-inducible protein GADD45 alpha-like isoform X2 produces MDSVSKALEEVISVALLQGCITVGVYEAAKSLNVDPDNVVLCILATDDEDVKDVALQIHFTLIQAFCCENDIDILRVNNTRRLAEILGGGGKSGGEQMDLHCVLVTSPRASTWNSQALWKVNHFCHKSRCMDQWVPIINLPER; encoded by the exons atgGATTCTGTTTCTAAAGCTCTTGAGGAGGTCATCAGCGTGGCTTTGCTCCAAGGCTGCATCACAGTTGGAGTTTATGAAGCTGCCAAGTCACTAAATGT AGACCCTGACAACGTTGTGCTGTGTATCCTCGCCACAGACGACGAAGACGTGAAAGATGTCGCTCTCCAGATTCACTTCACTTTGATCCAGGCGTTCTGCTGTGAGAATGATATTGATATCCTGAGGGTGAACAACACCAGGCGTTTGGCTGAAATCCTTGGAGGAGGGGGGAAATCCGGAGGAGAACAGATGGACTTGCACTGTGTTCTGGTCACT AGTCCTCGGGCATCTACTTGGAACAGCCAGGCCCTGTGGAAAGTGAACCATTTCTGCCACAAGAGCCGCTGCATGGACCAGTGGGTTCCCATCATCAACCTTCCAGAACGATGA
- the LOC136675659 gene encoding growth arrest and DNA damage-inducible protein GADD45 alpha-like isoform X1, with product MTFEELNGEYSVERMDSVSKALEEVISVALLQGCITVGVYEAAKSLNVDPDNVVLCILATDDEDVKDVALQIHFTLIQAFCCENDIDILRVNNTRRLAEILGGGGKSGGEQMDLHCVLVTSPRASTWNSQALWKVNHFCHKSRCMDQWVPIINLPER from the exons ATGACTTTTGAGGAGCTTAACGGAGAATATTCTGTAGAAAG aatgGATTCTGTTTCTAAAGCTCTTGAGGAGGTCATCAGCGTGGCTTTGCTCCAAGGCTGCATCACAGTTGGAGTTTATGAAGCTGCCAAGTCACTAAATGT AGACCCTGACAACGTTGTGCTGTGTATCCTCGCCACAGACGACGAAGACGTGAAAGATGTCGCTCTCCAGATTCACTTCACTTTGATCCAGGCGTTCTGCTGTGAGAATGATATTGATATCCTGAGGGTGAACAACACCAGGCGTTTGGCTGAAATCCTTGGAGGAGGGGGGAAATCCGGAGGAGAACAGATGGACTTGCACTGTGTTCTGGTCACT AGTCCTCGGGCATCTACTTGGAACAGCCAGGCCCTGTGGAAAGTGAACCATTTCTGCCACAAGAGCCGCTGCATGGACCAGTGGGTTCCCATCATCAACCTTCCAGAACGATGA